A stretch of the Tachysurus vachellii isolate PV-2020 chromosome 26, HZAU_Pvac_v1, whole genome shotgun sequence genome encodes the following:
- the arhgef15a gene encoding ephexin-1 isoform X1 produces the protein MAALRPRLSHKPSLPPKPKQHTPNTITTHTPPVTTGDKHTSSLKTAEGFLQTSHGHSSREKRQKELRQKREWKTKLQVDVGRSEPDGSETDEGGKSEQSVRSATLPLHHTDEKHCHCICHLPRPGMRLMWVPLDDRSHAGQNINNGHLQGDEKPPAVEDMGQRRRTSNVVECTSVKSPTMPQCYSCQSFRLHHSPREDLGSEDVYESMEVFFSSLPTEEPIYLQLQPSDHSSPTPPTRPIPPPRPLSTLHERQKERRSTQPVLAYVLSPRGGRPPIRVHSSCERGGGSPLLQKPKTEDKKKDENKDTKEDKKSGDQQQVICDGDSSSDQGGRELLQCVSSAPIRRCVSECVMRGDVTLWQHLEAVKQSGVLHTLTYRERQRQECMFEVMTSEASYLRSLNVLRDHFLGSRELDNTLVIHDKKSLFSNILQVHEVSQRFLKDLLARVDECVLITDVCDIIYFHAHTHFSVYIEYVRNQVYQEKTYNKLMQCNREFHTVMRRLEQSPLCNRLPFTSFMLLPFQRITRIKILIQSILKNTVEGSKEENTACRALTTVNEMIKEANTQVGQMKQMEELIHITTMLEFDKLKAIPLVSRTRCLEKQGELQELIKGGSMFSFRFRFNPIYIFLFNDIIILTRRSSVNSDRFLVLDHAHRSLVQVQPQLDHTFCLIMLENHQGKMCERVLKANTESDLHRWTAAFPSVSITQELKEERVYADWDCPQVQCVKQYVAKQADELSLEPSDIINVIRKTSEGWWEGIRLSDQTTGWFPHDVVIEVTNEHQRRRNLREQYRISQAANRSTTSTALLQAANHSVPS, from the exons ATGGCGGCTCTGAGACCTCGCCTCTCTCACAAACCAAGCCTGCCACCTAAACCAAagcaacacacaccaaacaccatcactacacacacaccaccagtgACCACAGGAGATAAACATACGTCCTCATTAAAAACAGCAGAGGGATTTCTGCAGACAAGCCACGGCCACTCATCGCGagagaagagacagaaagagttgAGACAAAAGAGGGAGTGGAAAACTAAGCTGCAAGTGGATGTGGGACGTTCAG AGCCAGATGGCAGTGAGACAGACGAAGGTGGTAAATCAGAGCAGAGTGTGAGGAGTGCGACACTGCCCCTTCACCACACAGATGAGAAGCACTGCCACTGCATTTGTCACCTTCCTCGACCGGGTATGAGGCTGATGTGGGTTCCTCTTGACGACAGATCACATGCAggacaaaacataaataatggACATTTACAAGGAGATGAAAAACCTCCAGCCGTGGAGGACATGGGCCAAAGACGGAGGACAAGCAATGTGGTAGAATGCACCTCTGTTAAATCTCCCACAATGCCTCAGTGTTATAGCTGCCAAAGTTTCCGCCTCCATCACAGCCCACGGGAAGACTTGGGAAGTGAGGATGTGTATGAGAGCATGGAGGTGTTCTTCTCTTCGCTGCCCACTGAGGAGCCCATATATCTACAGCTCCAACCATCTGATCACTCCTCCCCAACCCCACCCACCAGACCAATACCCCCACCACGCCCACTTTCAACTCTGCATGAACGTCAAAAAGAGAGACGGAGCACACAGCCTGTTCTGGCCTATGTACTCTCACCGAGAGGAGGCCGTCCACCAATCAGAGTTCACAGCAGCTGCGAAAGAGGAGGTGGAAGTCCACTTCTACAGAAACCAAAGACAG AGGacaagaaaaaagatgaaaacaaagacaccaaagaagacaaaaa GAGTGGTGATCAGCAGCAGGTGATCTGTGATGGAGATAGTAGCAGTGATCAAGGTGGAAGAG agctgctgcagtgtgtgagcTCTGCCCCTATCAGaagatgtgtgagtgagtgtgtgatgcgTGGAGACGTCACACTGTGGCAGCATCTCGAAGCAGTGAAGCAGAGTGGagtgttacacacacttacctacagagagagacagagacaggag TGTATGTTTGAGGTTATGACCTCTGAGGCATCTTACCTGCGCTCACTAAACGTGCTCAGAGATCACTTCCTGGGGTCACGGGAGCTGGACAACACGCTTGTGATCCATGACAAGAAGTCGCTCTTCTCCAACATCCTGCAGGTGCATGAGGTCAGCCAGAG gtTCCTAAAGGATCTGTTGGCTCGGGTAGATGAATGTGTGCTcatcactgatgtgtgtgacatcatctacttccatgcacacacacacttctctgtcTACATTGAGTATGTCAGGAACCAGGTGTATCAGGAAAAGACCTACAACAAACTGAT gcAGTGTAACCGTGAGTTCCACACAGTAATGAGGCGTTTAGAACAATCTCCTCTCTGTAATCGGCTTCCATTTACATCCTTCATGCTGCTGCCATTCCAGAGGATCACACGCATAAAGATCCTGAtacag AGTATTCTGAAGAACACAGTGGAGGGTTCAAAAGAGGAAAACACAGCCTGCAGAGCTCTAACTACAGTGAATGAG atgattaAAGAGGCAAATACACAAGTGGGTCAGATGAAGCAGATGGAGGAGCTCATACACATCACCACTATGTTAGAGTTTGACAAACTCAAG GCAATTCCTCTGGTGTCTCGGACACGGTGTCTGGAGAAACAAGGAGAGCTACAGGAGCTCATTAAAGGAGGATCAATGTTCAGCTTCCGCTTCCGATTCAATCCCATCTACATCTTCCTCTTCAATGACATCATTATCCTTACACGCAGGAG cagTGTAAATTCAGATCGTTTCCTGGTTCTTGACCATGCCCACCGCTCACTGGTTCAGGTCCAACCTCAGTTAGACCACACCTTCTGTCTAATAATGCTGGAGAATCACCAGGGCAAGATGTGTGAGCGTGTACTGAAGGCTAACACAGA ATCAGACCTACACCGGTGGACAGCAGCATTTCCGTCTGTCTCTATCACTCAAGAATTAAAAGAAGAGAGAGTGTATGCTGATTGGG actgCCCACAGGTCCAGTGCGTCAAACAGTATGTTGCAAAACAGGCTGATGAGCTCAGCCTAGAACCTTCAGACATCATCAATGTTATACGCAAAACAAGCGAGG GTTGGTGGGAGGGGATTCGTCTCTCCGATCAAACGACTGGTTGGTTTCCACACGATGTCGTGATCGAGGTCACCAATGAGCACCAGCGCCGCCGTAACCTTCGAGAACAATACCGCATCTCTCAGGCAGCCAATCGCAGCACTACAAGCACAGCTTTACTACAAGCGGCCAATCACAGTGTTCCCAGCTGA
- the arhgef15a gene encoding ephexin-1 isoform X2 yields the protein MAALRPRLSHKPSLPPKPKQHTPNTITTHTPPVTTGDKHTSSLKTAEGFLQTSHGHSSREKRQKELRQKREWKTKLQVDVGRSEPDGSETDEGGKSEQSVRSATLPLHHTDEKHCHCICHLPRPGMRLMWVPLDDRSHAGQNINNGHLQGDEKPPAVEDMGQRRRTSNVVECTSVKSPTMPQCYSCQSFRLHHSPREDLGSEDVYESMEVFFSSLPTEEPIYLQLQPSDHSSPTPPTRPIPPPRPLSTLHERQKERRSTQPVLAYVLSPRGGRPPIRVHSSCERGGGSPLLQKPKTEDKKKDENKDTKEDKKSGDQQQVICDGDSSSDQGGRELLQCVSSAPIRRCVSECVMRGDVTLWQHLEAVKQSGVLHTLTYRERQRQECMFEVMTSEASYLRSLNVLRDHFLGSRELDNTLVIHDKKSLFSNILQVHEVSQRFLKDLLARVDECVLITDVCDIIYFHAHTHFSVYIEYVRNQVYQEKTYNKLMQCNREFHTVMRRLEQSPLCNRLPFTSFMLLPFQRITRIKILIQSILKNTVEGSKEENTACRALTTVNEMIKEANTQVGQMKQMEELIHITTMLEFDKLKAIPLVSRTRCLEKQGELQELIKGGSMFSFRFRFNPIYIFLFNDIIILTRRSVNSDRFLVLDHAHRSLVQVQPQLDHTFCLIMLENHQGKMCERVLKANTESDLHRWTAAFPSVSITQELKEERVYADWDCPQVQCVKQYVAKQADELSLEPSDIINVIRKTSEGWWEGIRLSDQTTGWFPHDVVIEVTNEHQRRRNLREQYRISQAANRSTTSTALLQAANHSVPS from the exons ATGGCGGCTCTGAGACCTCGCCTCTCTCACAAACCAAGCCTGCCACCTAAACCAAagcaacacacaccaaacaccatcactacacacacaccaccagtgACCACAGGAGATAAACATACGTCCTCATTAAAAACAGCAGAGGGATTTCTGCAGACAAGCCACGGCCACTCATCGCGagagaagagacagaaagagttgAGACAAAAGAGGGAGTGGAAAACTAAGCTGCAAGTGGATGTGGGACGTTCAG AGCCAGATGGCAGTGAGACAGACGAAGGTGGTAAATCAGAGCAGAGTGTGAGGAGTGCGACACTGCCCCTTCACCACACAGATGAGAAGCACTGCCACTGCATTTGTCACCTTCCTCGACCGGGTATGAGGCTGATGTGGGTTCCTCTTGACGACAGATCACATGCAggacaaaacataaataatggACATTTACAAGGAGATGAAAAACCTCCAGCCGTGGAGGACATGGGCCAAAGACGGAGGACAAGCAATGTGGTAGAATGCACCTCTGTTAAATCTCCCACAATGCCTCAGTGTTATAGCTGCCAAAGTTTCCGCCTCCATCACAGCCCACGGGAAGACTTGGGAAGTGAGGATGTGTATGAGAGCATGGAGGTGTTCTTCTCTTCGCTGCCCACTGAGGAGCCCATATATCTACAGCTCCAACCATCTGATCACTCCTCCCCAACCCCACCCACCAGACCAATACCCCCACCACGCCCACTTTCAACTCTGCATGAACGTCAAAAAGAGAGACGGAGCACACAGCCTGTTCTGGCCTATGTACTCTCACCGAGAGGAGGCCGTCCACCAATCAGAGTTCACAGCAGCTGCGAAAGAGGAGGTGGAAGTCCACTTCTACAGAAACCAAAGACAG AGGacaagaaaaaagatgaaaacaaagacaccaaagaagacaaaaa GAGTGGTGATCAGCAGCAGGTGATCTGTGATGGAGATAGTAGCAGTGATCAAGGTGGAAGAG agctgctgcagtgtgtgagcTCTGCCCCTATCAGaagatgtgtgagtgagtgtgtgatgcgTGGAGACGTCACACTGTGGCAGCATCTCGAAGCAGTGAAGCAGAGTGGagtgttacacacacttacctacagagagagacagagacaggag TGTATGTTTGAGGTTATGACCTCTGAGGCATCTTACCTGCGCTCACTAAACGTGCTCAGAGATCACTTCCTGGGGTCACGGGAGCTGGACAACACGCTTGTGATCCATGACAAGAAGTCGCTCTTCTCCAACATCCTGCAGGTGCATGAGGTCAGCCAGAG gtTCCTAAAGGATCTGTTGGCTCGGGTAGATGAATGTGTGCTcatcactgatgtgtgtgacatcatctacttccatgcacacacacacttctctgtcTACATTGAGTATGTCAGGAACCAGGTGTATCAGGAAAAGACCTACAACAAACTGAT gcAGTGTAACCGTGAGTTCCACACAGTAATGAGGCGTTTAGAACAATCTCCTCTCTGTAATCGGCTTCCATTTACATCCTTCATGCTGCTGCCATTCCAGAGGATCACACGCATAAAGATCCTGAtacag AGTATTCTGAAGAACACAGTGGAGGGTTCAAAAGAGGAAAACACAGCCTGCAGAGCTCTAACTACAGTGAATGAG atgattaAAGAGGCAAATACACAAGTGGGTCAGATGAAGCAGATGGAGGAGCTCATACACATCACCACTATGTTAGAGTTTGACAAACTCAAG GCAATTCCTCTGGTGTCTCGGACACGGTGTCTGGAGAAACAAGGAGAGCTACAGGAGCTCATTAAAGGAGGATCAATGTTCAGCTTCCGCTTCCGATTCAATCCCATCTACATCTTCCTCTTCAATGACATCATTATCCTTACACGCAGGAG TGTAAATTCAGATCGTTTCCTGGTTCTTGACCATGCCCACCGCTCACTGGTTCAGGTCCAACCTCAGTTAGACCACACCTTCTGTCTAATAATGCTGGAGAATCACCAGGGCAAGATGTGTGAGCGTGTACTGAAGGCTAACACAGA ATCAGACCTACACCGGTGGACAGCAGCATTTCCGTCTGTCTCTATCACTCAAGAATTAAAAGAAGAGAGAGTGTATGCTGATTGGG actgCCCACAGGTCCAGTGCGTCAAACAGTATGTTGCAAAACAGGCTGATGAGCTCAGCCTAGAACCTTCAGACATCATCAATGTTATACGCAAAACAAGCGAGG GTTGGTGGGAGGGGATTCGTCTCTCCGATCAAACGACTGGTTGGTTTCCACACGATGTCGTGATCGAGGTCACCAATGAGCACCAGCGCCGCCGTAACCTTCGAGAACAATACCGCATCTCTCAGGCAGCCAATCGCAGCACTACAAGCACAGCTTTACTACAAGCGGCCAATCACAGTGTTCCCAGCTGA